One window from the genome of Cottoperca gobio chromosome 15, fCotGob3.1, whole genome shotgun sequence encodes:
- the rrbp1a gene encoding ribosome-binding protein 1a isoform X7: protein MDIYDPQTLGIMVFGGFMVISALGIALVSTFSMKETSYEEALAKQRRELGKIQPTRSDKKKKDKVSEKKGRGKKKEEKPNGKIPEPDQIQEEVIEMAAAPVVAAAPEPAPAFEVTPTAAPEPADAPATIAAEPSPAITEPSPAPSPKEKKKKKVAKVESASTQTAPLVAAPAPAKSSAVHASTQAPVSAPTKATVPSSASAPAKSAPASVKSAPASVKSAPASVKSASASIKSASTSVKSAPAPAKSAAAKSATAPAKSSPAPSKTAPVLEAVTKDVPVMAVPPVGSQQAPAVAGKVQEPKKKASKKKAEPVAEMDSADAPLYLPYKALVSTISSMVFSEGEAHRLIEILSEKVGIIQDTWHKACQKGDPVAMLKKQLEEREKLLAAEQDDTSAAKNRIRELTKELSAEKSKVASVETRLSSQLSKREQEMIALQARMQASYQDHVAQTQELNAKNVSLQDQLDKGPNAQLVRLQQENSILRDALNQATSQAESKQNAELAKLRQECTKLTKELGEKTENLLADEHVRKGLEAKVSATEKQLSLLQAGHVESEQALQRRMEEVCEELRATQSTNNSLQATLDNAQQDSSALSEFQVRIGSLEAEISERSAQVDTLTAQLEETQAEKSQLVQQVASIDALLEANQTKKEDDFNQVNAAEVEQLKLILQERDNQLNTLDEELKQLQMKQEAAENTIVELEQRNKSEDDSLITSLQDELKNLKEEMVQLNNTPQSDSSTELGLLQNSLTEKDALVTSLQEELREVREKATIEASVAAELTAFQTETKETLQTLFPQIPVETEQSNWLQAYTQKAQEAQSQQSQESQSSTALPELLEKLKEAEESHVSLQAECEQYRTVLAETEGMLKHLQNSVEEEELVWKSKMANLGEQLSVALENVGKLDAENQSVEQLKEQMMLLEAQLEKQTDNQGTSEEMEQLTLQLSESRSQLDLAQKEAQAHKEELAQVREQLGEVTMRAQQEQNGPAEAQPSQFQNESSQTTEKLHGEVAQRQQLSEEFVQAQKTITELQAQLDLLNVSAESPQADTEDVAQLTERLEKEKKLSKDLGQAATKLQQLLKATQEQLTKERDTVRTLQEHLEGKVETTDVGEYVELKEGTSV from the exons ATGGATATCTATGACCCCCAGACCCTTGGGATAATGGTGTTTGGTGGATTCATGGTGATCTCTGCTCTCGGGATTGCTCTTGTCTCCACCTTCTCCATGAAGGAGACTTCTTATGAGGAGGCCCTGGCTAAACAACGCAGAGAGTTGGGTAAGATACAGCCAACTCGCTctgacaaaaagaagaaagacaaagtgtCTGAGAAGAAAGGCCgtggaaagaagaaagaagaaaagcccAATGGAAAGATCCCCGAGCCTGACCAAATTCAAGAGGAAGTTATTGAGATGGCTGCTGCCCCAGTTGTAGCTGCTGCTCCTGAACCTGCCCCTGCTTTTGAGGTTACGCCAACTGCAGCCCCAGAACCAGCAGACGCCCCGGCAACAATTGCTGCTGAACCAAGCCCTGCTATTACTGAGCCCTCACCTGCACCCTCAcctaaagagaaaaagaagaagaaggtggcTAAGGTTGAGTCAGCCTCCACCCAAACAGCCCCACTCGTGGCTGCCCCCGCACCAGCCAAATCCTCCGCAGTCCATGCATCAACCCAGGCCCCTGTGTCTGCCCCAACTAAAGCAACCGTCCCATCCTCTGCTTCTGCCCCAGCCAAGTCTGCCCCCGCTTCAGTTAAGTCTGCCCCCGCTTCAGTTAAGTCTGCCCCCGCTTCAGTTAAGTCTGCCTCCGCTTCAATTAAGTCTGCCTCCACTTCAGTTAAGTCTGCCCCTGCGCCAGCCAAGTCTGCTGCAGCCAAGTCTGCTACAGCTCCAGCTAAGTCTTCACCTGCTCCATCCAAGACTGCCCCAGTGCTGGAAGCTGTCACTAAAGATGTCCCAGTGATGGCAGTGCCCCCAGTGGGATCTCAGCAGGCTCCTGCTGTTGCAGGAAAAGTACAGGAGCCCAAGAAGAAGGCCTCCAAGAAAAAGGCTGAGCCTG TGGCAGAGATGGATTCTGCCGATGCTCCGCTGTACCTGCCCTACAAGGCTCTGGTGTCCACCATCAGCAGCATGGTGTTCAGTGAGGGAGAGGCCCATAGGCTCATCGAGATCCTGTCTGAGAAAGTCGGAATCATTCAGGACACCTGGCACAAG GCCTGTCAGAAAGGAGACCCAGTGGCCATGCTGAAGAAGCaactggaggagagggagaaactgCTGGCGGCAGAACAAGATGATACCTCTGCAGCAAAGAACCGTATCAGAGAACTCACCAAG GAGCTGTCTGCTGAGAAGTCCAAGGTGGCCAGTGTGGAGACAAGGCTGAGTTCCCAGCTGAGTAAGAGGGAGCAGGAAATGATTGCTCTGCAAGCACGCATGCAGGCCAGTTACCAGGACCATGTAGCGCAGACCCAGGAGCTCAATGCAAAG AACGTCAGCCTGCAGGACCAGTTAGATAAAGGTCCCAATGCCCAGCTGGTCCGTCTACAGCAGGAGAACTCCATTCTCCGTGACGCCCTCAACCAAGCCACTAGTCAGGCTGAGAGCAA GCAAAACGCGGAGCTTGCCAAGCTGCGTCAGGAATGCACAAAGTTAACCAAGGAACtcggagagaagacagaaaatcTGCTTGCTGATGAGCACGTCAGGAAAGGGCTGGAGGCCAAGGTCTCCGCTACTGAGAAGCAGCTCTCCCTACTGCAG GCCGGCCATGTGGAGAGCGAGCAGGCGTTGCAGAGGAGAATGGAGGAGGTGTGCGAGGAGCTCAGAGCAACACAGAGCACAAACAACAGCCTGCAGGCCACTTTGGACAACGCTCAGCAGGACAGCAGCGCACTCTCAG AGTTTCAGGTGCGTATTGGGAGTTTGGAGGCTGAGATCAGTGAGCGCTCTGCCCAGGTGGATACCCTCACTgcccagctggaggagacacAGGCAGAAAAAAGCCAGCTTGTACAGCAGGTGGCGTCCATCGACGCACTGCTGGAGGCCAACCAGACCAAAAAGGAGGATGATTTCAATCAG GTGAATGCTGCAGAAGTGGAACAGCTAAAGCTCAT CCTTCAGGAGAGAGACAACCAGTTGAACACACTCGACGAGGAACTGAAGCAACTGCAGATGAAGCAGGAAGCTGCT GAGAACACTATTGTGGAGCTCGAGCAAAGAAATAAGAG tgagGATGACAGCCTTATAACATCACTTCAGGATGAACTTAAAAACCTGAAAGAAGAGATGGTGCAACTTAACAACACACCA CAGTCAGATAGCTCCACAGAGCTGGGACTACTACAGAACAG CCTGACTGAGAAGGATGCCCTTGTCACATCACTACAAGAGGAgctgagagaagtgagagaaaagGCGACCATTGAAGCA AGCGTTGCAGCAGAACTGACAGCATTTCAGACTGAAACCAAAGAAACCCTCCAGACACTCTTCCCACAGATACCCGTAGAGACAGAGCAG TCTAACTGGTTACAAGCATACACACAGAAAGCTCAGGAGGCGCAGAGCCAGCAGAGCCAGGAGTCTCAGTCAAGCACAGCATTGCCT GAGTTGCTCGAGAAACTGAAGGAGGCCGAGGAGAGCCATGTCTCACTGCAGGCTGAATGTGAACAGTACAGGACAGTCCTGGCTGAAACA GAAGGAATGCTGAAACATCTGCAGAATAGcgtggaggaagaagagctggTATGGAAGTCCAAGATGGCTAACTTGGGGGAACAGCTGAGTGTG GCTTTGGAGAATGTCGGCAAGCTGGACGCAGAAAACCAAAGTGTAGAACAG TTGAAGGAGCAGATGATGCTTCTTGAAGCCCagctggagaagcagacagacaacCAGGGAACCTCAGAAGAGATGGAGCAG CTGACGCTGCAGCTGTCGGAGAGTCGGAGCCAGCTGGATTTGGCCCAGAAGGAGGCCCAGGCACACAAGGAGGAGCTTGCACAG GTCAGAGAGCAGCTGGGCGAGGTCACGATGCGGGCTCAGCAAGAACAGAATGGCCCAGCTGAGGCTCAACCAAGTCAG TTTCAGAACGAGTCGAGTCAGACAACTGAGAAGCTGCACGGGGAGGTGGCACAGAGGCAGCAGCTTTCAGAAGAGTTTGTGCAG GCCCAGAAGACTATAACAGAACTTCAGGCTCAGTTGGATCTTCTGAATGTTTCTGCAGAGTCACCACAAGCTGACACAGAAGATGTCGCGCAGCTCACG GAGCgcctggagaaggagaagaagctgtCCAAAGACCTGGGCCAAGCAGCCACCAAACTCCAGCAGCTTCTCAAAGCCACTCAGGAGCagctgaccaaagagagagacacagtgagaacaCTACAGGAGCACCTGGAAGGCAAGGTTGAGACAACTGATGTG GGAGAATACGTGGAGCTGAAGGAAGGAACTTCTGTCTGA
- the rrbp1a gene encoding ribosome-binding protein 1a isoform X1 has protein sequence MDIYDPQTLGIMVFGGFMVISALGIALVSTFSMKETSYEEALAKQRRELGKIQPTRSDKKKKDKVSEKKGRGKKKEEKPNGKIPEPDQIQEEVIEMAAAPVVAAAPEPAPAFEVTPTAAPEPADAPATIAAEPSPAITEPSPAPSPKEKKKKKVAKVESASTQTAPLVAAPAPAKSSAVHASTQAPVSAPTKATVPSSASAPAKSAPASVKSAPASVKSAPASVKSASASIKSASTSVKSAPAPAKSAAAKSATAPAKSSPAPSKTAPVLEAVTKDVPVMAVPPVGSQQAPAVAGKVQEPKKKASKKKAEPVAEMDSADAPLYLPYKALVSTISSMVFSEGEAHRLIEILSEKVGIIQDTWHKACQKGDPVAMLKKQLEEREKLLAAEQDDTSAAKNRIRELTKELSAEKSKVASVETRLSSQLSKREQEMIALQARMQASYQDHVAQTQELNAKNVSLQDQLDKGPNAQLVRLQQENSILRDALNQATSQAESKQNAELAKLRQECTKLTKELGEKTENLLADEHVRKGLEAKVSATEKQLSLLQAGHVESEQALQRRMEEVCEELRATQSTNNSLQATLDNAQQDSSALSEFQVRIGSLEAEISERSAQVDTLTAQLEETQAEKSQLVQQVASIDALLEANQTKKEDDFNQQVNAAEVEQLKLILQERDNQLNTLDEELKQLQMKQEAAENTIVELEQRNKSEDDSLITSLQDELKNLKEEMVQLNNTPQSDSSTELGLLQNSLTEKDALVTSLQEELREVREKATIEAQSVAAELTAFQTETKETLQTLFPQIPVETEQSNWLQAYTQKAQEAQSQQSQESQSSTALPELLEKLKEAEESHVSLQAECEQYRTVLAETEGMLKHLQNSVEEEELVWKSKMANLGEQLSVALENVGKLDAENQSVEQLKEQMMLLEAQLEKQTDNQGTSEEMEQLTLQLSESRSQLDLAQKEAQAHKEELAQVREQLGEVTMRAQQEQNGPAEAQPSQFQNESSQTTEKLHGEVAQRQQLSEEFVQAQKTITELQAQLDLLNVSAESPQADTEDVAQLTERLEKEKKLSKDLGQAATKLQQLLKATQEQLTKERDTVRTLQEHLEGKVETTDVGEYVELKEGTSV, from the exons ATGGATATCTATGACCCCCAGACCCTTGGGATAATGGTGTTTGGTGGATTCATGGTGATCTCTGCTCTCGGGATTGCTCTTGTCTCCACCTTCTCCATGAAGGAGACTTCTTATGAGGAGGCCCTGGCTAAACAACGCAGAGAGTTGGGTAAGATACAGCCAACTCGCTctgacaaaaagaagaaagacaaagtgtCTGAGAAGAAAGGCCgtggaaagaagaaagaagaaaagcccAATGGAAAGATCCCCGAGCCTGACCAAATTCAAGAGGAAGTTATTGAGATGGCTGCTGCCCCAGTTGTAGCTGCTGCTCCTGAACCTGCCCCTGCTTTTGAGGTTACGCCAACTGCAGCCCCAGAACCAGCAGACGCCCCGGCAACAATTGCTGCTGAACCAAGCCCTGCTATTACTGAGCCCTCACCTGCACCCTCAcctaaagagaaaaagaagaagaaggtggcTAAGGTTGAGTCAGCCTCCACCCAAACAGCCCCACTCGTGGCTGCCCCCGCACCAGCCAAATCCTCCGCAGTCCATGCATCAACCCAGGCCCCTGTGTCTGCCCCAACTAAAGCAACCGTCCCATCCTCTGCTTCTGCCCCAGCCAAGTCTGCCCCCGCTTCAGTTAAGTCTGCCCCCGCTTCAGTTAAGTCTGCCCCCGCTTCAGTTAAGTCTGCCTCCGCTTCAATTAAGTCTGCCTCCACTTCAGTTAAGTCTGCCCCTGCGCCAGCCAAGTCTGCTGCAGCCAAGTCTGCTACAGCTCCAGCTAAGTCTTCACCTGCTCCATCCAAGACTGCCCCAGTGCTGGAAGCTGTCACTAAAGATGTCCCAGTGATGGCAGTGCCCCCAGTGGGATCTCAGCAGGCTCCTGCTGTTGCAGGAAAAGTACAGGAGCCCAAGAAGAAGGCCTCCAAGAAAAAGGCTGAGCCTG TGGCAGAGATGGATTCTGCCGATGCTCCGCTGTACCTGCCCTACAAGGCTCTGGTGTCCACCATCAGCAGCATGGTGTTCAGTGAGGGAGAGGCCCATAGGCTCATCGAGATCCTGTCTGAGAAAGTCGGAATCATTCAGGACACCTGGCACAAG GCCTGTCAGAAAGGAGACCCAGTGGCCATGCTGAAGAAGCaactggaggagagggagaaactgCTGGCGGCAGAACAAGATGATACCTCTGCAGCAAAGAACCGTATCAGAGAACTCACCAAG GAGCTGTCTGCTGAGAAGTCCAAGGTGGCCAGTGTGGAGACAAGGCTGAGTTCCCAGCTGAGTAAGAGGGAGCAGGAAATGATTGCTCTGCAAGCACGCATGCAGGCCAGTTACCAGGACCATGTAGCGCAGACCCAGGAGCTCAATGCAAAG AACGTCAGCCTGCAGGACCAGTTAGATAAAGGTCCCAATGCCCAGCTGGTCCGTCTACAGCAGGAGAACTCCATTCTCCGTGACGCCCTCAACCAAGCCACTAGTCAGGCTGAGAGCAA GCAAAACGCGGAGCTTGCCAAGCTGCGTCAGGAATGCACAAAGTTAACCAAGGAACtcggagagaagacagaaaatcTGCTTGCTGATGAGCACGTCAGGAAAGGGCTGGAGGCCAAGGTCTCCGCTACTGAGAAGCAGCTCTCCCTACTGCAG GCCGGCCATGTGGAGAGCGAGCAGGCGTTGCAGAGGAGAATGGAGGAGGTGTGCGAGGAGCTCAGAGCAACACAGAGCACAAACAACAGCCTGCAGGCCACTTTGGACAACGCTCAGCAGGACAGCAGCGCACTCTCAG AGTTTCAGGTGCGTATTGGGAGTTTGGAGGCTGAGATCAGTGAGCGCTCTGCCCAGGTGGATACCCTCACTgcccagctggaggagacacAGGCAGAAAAAAGCCAGCTTGTACAGCAGGTGGCGTCCATCGACGCACTGCTGGAGGCCAACCAGACCAAAAAGGAGGATGATTTCAATCAG CAGGTGAATGCTGCAGAAGTGGAACAGCTAAAGCTCAT CCTTCAGGAGAGAGACAACCAGTTGAACACACTCGACGAGGAACTGAAGCAACTGCAGATGAAGCAGGAAGCTGCT GAGAACACTATTGTGGAGCTCGAGCAAAGAAATAAGAG tgagGATGACAGCCTTATAACATCACTTCAGGATGAACTTAAAAACCTGAAAGAAGAGATGGTGCAACTTAACAACACACCA CAGTCAGATAGCTCCACAGAGCTGGGACTACTACAGAACAG CCTGACTGAGAAGGATGCCCTTGTCACATCACTACAAGAGGAgctgagagaagtgagagaaaagGCGACCATTGAAGCA CAGAGCGTTGCAGCAGAACTGACAGCATTTCAGACTGAAACCAAAGAAACCCTCCAGACACTCTTCCCACAGATACCCGTAGAGACAGAGCAG TCTAACTGGTTACAAGCATACACACAGAAAGCTCAGGAGGCGCAGAGCCAGCAGAGCCAGGAGTCTCAGTCAAGCACAGCATTGCCT GAGTTGCTCGAGAAACTGAAGGAGGCCGAGGAGAGCCATGTCTCACTGCAGGCTGAATGTGAACAGTACAGGACAGTCCTGGCTGAAACA GAAGGAATGCTGAAACATCTGCAGAATAGcgtggaggaagaagagctggTATGGAAGTCCAAGATGGCTAACTTGGGGGAACAGCTGAGTGTG GCTTTGGAGAATGTCGGCAAGCTGGACGCAGAAAACCAAAGTGTAGAACAG TTGAAGGAGCAGATGATGCTTCTTGAAGCCCagctggagaagcagacagacaacCAGGGAACCTCAGAAGAGATGGAGCAG CTGACGCTGCAGCTGTCGGAGAGTCGGAGCCAGCTGGATTTGGCCCAGAAGGAGGCCCAGGCACACAAGGAGGAGCTTGCACAG GTCAGAGAGCAGCTGGGCGAGGTCACGATGCGGGCTCAGCAAGAACAGAATGGCCCAGCTGAGGCTCAACCAAGTCAG TTTCAGAACGAGTCGAGTCAGACAACTGAGAAGCTGCACGGGGAGGTGGCACAGAGGCAGCAGCTTTCAGAAGAGTTTGTGCAG GCCCAGAAGACTATAACAGAACTTCAGGCTCAGTTGGATCTTCTGAATGTTTCTGCAGAGTCACCACAAGCTGACACAGAAGATGTCGCGCAGCTCACG GAGCgcctggagaaggagaagaagctgtCCAAAGACCTGGGCCAAGCAGCCACCAAACTCCAGCAGCTTCTCAAAGCCACTCAGGAGCagctgaccaaagagagagacacagtgagaacaCTACAGGAGCACCTGGAAGGCAAGGTTGAGACAACTGATGTG GGAGAATACGTGGAGCTGAAGGAAGGAACTTCTGTCTGA
- the rrbp1a gene encoding ribosome-binding protein 1a isoform X5, whose protein sequence is MDIYDPQTLGIMVFGGFMVISALGIALVSTFSMKETSYEEALAKQRRELGKIQPTRSDKKKKDKVSEKKGRGKKKEEKPNGKIPEPDQIQEEVIEMAAAPVVAAAPEPAPAFEVTPTAAPEPADAPATIAAEPSPAITEPSPAPSPKEKKKKKVAKVESASTQTAPLVAAPAPAKSSAVHASTQAPVSAPTKATVPSSASAPAKSAPASVKSAPASVKSAPASVKSASASIKSASTSVKSAPAPAKSAAAKSATAPAKSSPAPSKTAPVLEAVTKDVPVMAVPPVGSQQAPAVAGKVQEPKKKASKKKAEPVAEMDSADAPLYLPYKALVSTISSMVFSEGEAHRLIEILSEKVGIIQDTWHKACQKGDPVAMLKKQLEEREKLLAAEQDDTSAAKNRIRELTKELSAEKSKVASVETRLSSQLSKREQEMIALQARMQASYQDHVAQTQELNAKNVSLQDQLDKGPNAQLVRLQQENSILRDALNQATSQAESKQNAELAKLRQECTKLTKELGEKTENLLADEHVRKGLEAKVSATEKQLSLLQAGHVESEQALQRRMEEVCEELRATQSTNNSLQATLDNAQQDSSALSEFQVRIGSLEAEISERSAQVDTLTAQLEETQAEKSQLVQQVASIDALLEANQTKKEDDFNQQVNAAEVEQLKLILQERDNQLNTLDEELKQLQMKQEAAENTIVELEQRNKSEDDSLITSLQDELKNLKEEMVQLNNTPSDSSTELGLLQNSLTEKDALVTSLQEELREVREKATIEASVAAELTAFQTETKETLQTLFPQIPVETEQSNWLQAYTQKAQEAQSQQSQESQSSTALPELLEKLKEAEESHVSLQAECEQYRTVLAETEGMLKHLQNSVEEEELVWKSKMANLGEQLSVALENVGKLDAENQSVEQLKEQMMLLEAQLEKQTDNQGTSEEMEQLTLQLSESRSQLDLAQKEAQAHKEELAQVREQLGEVTMRAQQEQNGPAEAQPSQFQNESSQTTEKLHGEVAQRQQLSEEFVQAQKTITELQAQLDLLNVSAESPQADTEDVAQLTERLEKEKKLSKDLGQAATKLQQLLKATQEQLTKERDTVRTLQEHLEGKVETTDVGEYVELKEGTSV, encoded by the exons ATGGATATCTATGACCCCCAGACCCTTGGGATAATGGTGTTTGGTGGATTCATGGTGATCTCTGCTCTCGGGATTGCTCTTGTCTCCACCTTCTCCATGAAGGAGACTTCTTATGAGGAGGCCCTGGCTAAACAACGCAGAGAGTTGGGTAAGATACAGCCAACTCGCTctgacaaaaagaagaaagacaaagtgtCTGAGAAGAAAGGCCgtggaaagaagaaagaagaaaagcccAATGGAAAGATCCCCGAGCCTGACCAAATTCAAGAGGAAGTTATTGAGATGGCTGCTGCCCCAGTTGTAGCTGCTGCTCCTGAACCTGCCCCTGCTTTTGAGGTTACGCCAACTGCAGCCCCAGAACCAGCAGACGCCCCGGCAACAATTGCTGCTGAACCAAGCCCTGCTATTACTGAGCCCTCACCTGCACCCTCAcctaaagagaaaaagaagaagaaggtggcTAAGGTTGAGTCAGCCTCCACCCAAACAGCCCCACTCGTGGCTGCCCCCGCACCAGCCAAATCCTCCGCAGTCCATGCATCAACCCAGGCCCCTGTGTCTGCCCCAACTAAAGCAACCGTCCCATCCTCTGCTTCTGCCCCAGCCAAGTCTGCCCCCGCTTCAGTTAAGTCTGCCCCCGCTTCAGTTAAGTCTGCCCCCGCTTCAGTTAAGTCTGCCTCCGCTTCAATTAAGTCTGCCTCCACTTCAGTTAAGTCTGCCCCTGCGCCAGCCAAGTCTGCTGCAGCCAAGTCTGCTACAGCTCCAGCTAAGTCTTCACCTGCTCCATCCAAGACTGCCCCAGTGCTGGAAGCTGTCACTAAAGATGTCCCAGTGATGGCAGTGCCCCCAGTGGGATCTCAGCAGGCTCCTGCTGTTGCAGGAAAAGTACAGGAGCCCAAGAAGAAGGCCTCCAAGAAAAAGGCTGAGCCTG TGGCAGAGATGGATTCTGCCGATGCTCCGCTGTACCTGCCCTACAAGGCTCTGGTGTCCACCATCAGCAGCATGGTGTTCAGTGAGGGAGAGGCCCATAGGCTCATCGAGATCCTGTCTGAGAAAGTCGGAATCATTCAGGACACCTGGCACAAG GCCTGTCAGAAAGGAGACCCAGTGGCCATGCTGAAGAAGCaactggaggagagggagaaactgCTGGCGGCAGAACAAGATGATACCTCTGCAGCAAAGAACCGTATCAGAGAACTCACCAAG GAGCTGTCTGCTGAGAAGTCCAAGGTGGCCAGTGTGGAGACAAGGCTGAGTTCCCAGCTGAGTAAGAGGGAGCAGGAAATGATTGCTCTGCAAGCACGCATGCAGGCCAGTTACCAGGACCATGTAGCGCAGACCCAGGAGCTCAATGCAAAG AACGTCAGCCTGCAGGACCAGTTAGATAAAGGTCCCAATGCCCAGCTGGTCCGTCTACAGCAGGAGAACTCCATTCTCCGTGACGCCCTCAACCAAGCCACTAGTCAGGCTGAGAGCAA GCAAAACGCGGAGCTTGCCAAGCTGCGTCAGGAATGCACAAAGTTAACCAAGGAACtcggagagaagacagaaaatcTGCTTGCTGATGAGCACGTCAGGAAAGGGCTGGAGGCCAAGGTCTCCGCTACTGAGAAGCAGCTCTCCCTACTGCAG GCCGGCCATGTGGAGAGCGAGCAGGCGTTGCAGAGGAGAATGGAGGAGGTGTGCGAGGAGCTCAGAGCAACACAGAGCACAAACAACAGCCTGCAGGCCACTTTGGACAACGCTCAGCAGGACAGCAGCGCACTCTCAG AGTTTCAGGTGCGTATTGGGAGTTTGGAGGCTGAGATCAGTGAGCGCTCTGCCCAGGTGGATACCCTCACTgcccagctggaggagacacAGGCAGAAAAAAGCCAGCTTGTACAGCAGGTGGCGTCCATCGACGCACTGCTGGAGGCCAACCAGACCAAAAAGGAGGATGATTTCAATCAG CAGGTGAATGCTGCAGAAGTGGAACAGCTAAAGCTCAT CCTTCAGGAGAGAGACAACCAGTTGAACACACTCGACGAGGAACTGAAGCAACTGCAGATGAAGCAGGAAGCTGCT GAGAACACTATTGTGGAGCTCGAGCAAAGAAATAAGAG tgagGATGACAGCCTTATAACATCACTTCAGGATGAACTTAAAAACCTGAAAGAAGAGATGGTGCAACTTAACAACACACCA TCAGATAGCTCCACAGAGCTGGGACTACTACAGAACAG CCTGACTGAGAAGGATGCCCTTGTCACATCACTACAAGAGGAgctgagagaagtgagagaaaagGCGACCATTGAAGCA AGCGTTGCAGCAGAACTGACAGCATTTCAGACTGAAACCAAAGAAACCCTCCAGACACTCTTCCCACAGATACCCGTAGAGACAGAGCAG TCTAACTGGTTACAAGCATACACACAGAAAGCTCAGGAGGCGCAGAGCCAGCAGAGCCAGGAGTCTCAGTCAAGCACAGCATTGCCT GAGTTGCTCGAGAAACTGAAGGAGGCCGAGGAGAGCCATGTCTCACTGCAGGCTGAATGTGAACAGTACAGGACAGTCCTGGCTGAAACA GAAGGAATGCTGAAACATCTGCAGAATAGcgtggaggaagaagagctggTATGGAAGTCCAAGATGGCTAACTTGGGGGAACAGCTGAGTGTG GCTTTGGAGAATGTCGGCAAGCTGGACGCAGAAAACCAAAGTGTAGAACAG TTGAAGGAGCAGATGATGCTTCTTGAAGCCCagctggagaagcagacagacaacCAGGGAACCTCAGAAGAGATGGAGCAG CTGACGCTGCAGCTGTCGGAGAGTCGGAGCCAGCTGGATTTGGCCCAGAAGGAGGCCCAGGCACACAAGGAGGAGCTTGCACAG GTCAGAGAGCAGCTGGGCGAGGTCACGATGCGGGCTCAGCAAGAACAGAATGGCCCAGCTGAGGCTCAACCAAGTCAG TTTCAGAACGAGTCGAGTCAGACAACTGAGAAGCTGCACGGGGAGGTGGCACAGAGGCAGCAGCTTTCAGAAGAGTTTGTGCAG GCCCAGAAGACTATAACAGAACTTCAGGCTCAGTTGGATCTTCTGAATGTTTCTGCAGAGTCACCACAAGCTGACACAGAAGATGTCGCGCAGCTCACG GAGCgcctggagaaggagaagaagctgtCCAAAGACCTGGGCCAAGCAGCCACCAAACTCCAGCAGCTTCTCAAAGCCACTCAGGAGCagctgaccaaagagagagacacagtgagaacaCTACAGGAGCACCTGGAAGGCAAGGTTGAGACAACTGATGTG GGAGAATACGTGGAGCTGAAGGAAGGAACTTCTGTCTGA